One genomic region from Lynx canadensis isolate LIC74 chromosome E1, mLynCan4.pri.v2, whole genome shotgun sequence encodes:
- the TIMP2 gene encoding metalloproteinase inhibitor 2 isoform X2 codes for MIRAKAVSVKEVDSGNDIYGNPIKRIQYEIKQIKMFKGPDKDIEFIYTAPSSAVCGVSLDIGGKKEYLIAGKAEGNGKLHITLCDFIVPWDTLSTTQKKSLNHRYQMGCECKITRCPMIPCYISSPDECLWMDWVTEKNINGHQAKFFACIKRSDGSCAWYRGAAPPKQEFLDIEDP; via the exons TGATCAGGGCCAAAGCGGTCAGCGTAAAGGAAGTAGACTCCGGGAACGACATCTACGGCAACCCCATCAAGCGGATTCAGTATGAGATCAAGCAGATAAAG ATGTTCAAAGGACCTGACAAGGACATAGAGTTTATCTACACGGCTCCTTCCTCTGCTGTGTGCGGGGTCTCTCTGGACATCGGAGGGAAGAAGGAATATCTCattgcag GAAAGGCCGAGGGGAACGGCAAGCTGCACATCACCCTCTGTGACTTCATCGTGCCCTGGGACACCCTGAGCACCACCCAGAAGAAGAGCCTGAACCACAGGTACCAGATGGGCTGTGAGTGCAAG ATCACGCGCTGCCCCATGATCCCGTGCTACATCTCGTCTCCGGACGAATGTCTCTGGATGGACTGGGTCACGGAGAAGAACATCAACGGACATCAGGCCAAGTTCTTCGCCTGCATCAAGAGAAGCGACGGCTCGTGTGCGTGGTACCGCGGAGCGGCGCCCCCCAAGCAGGAATTTCTCGATATCGAGGACCCGTAA